A genomic window from Prochlorococcus sp. RS04 includes:
- a CDS encoding DUF2256 domain-containing protein: protein MKNLSTKTCPVCKRPFEWRKKWKNCWDDVIYCSKRCSNRKSQR, encoded by the coding sequence TTGAAAAATCTTTCTACTAAAACTTGTCCTGTTTGCAAAAGGCCGTTTGAGTGGCGTAAAAAATGGAAAAACTGTTGGGATGATGTTATCTACTGTTCAAAAAGATGCAGTAACAGGAAGTCGCAAAGATGA
- a CDS encoding TIGR03643 family protein yields the protein MESIDIDRIIEMCWEDRTPFEAIEYQFGLKEEEAIKIMRQNLKPKSFKVWRKRVSGRNTKHMALKDSTRFKSTHKRKL from the coding sequence ATGGAAAGTATCGACATAGACAGAATAATAGAAATGTGTTGGGAAGATAGAACACCTTTTGAAGCTATCGAGTACCAATTTGGTTTAAAAGAGGAAGAAGCGATAAAAATTATGCGTCAAAATCTTAAACCCAAATCTTTCAAAGTCTGGAGAAAGAGAGTTTCGGGAAGAAATACAAAACATATGGCCCTTAAAGATTCAACTAGATTTAAATCTACTCATAAAAGAAAATTATAA
- a CDS encoding thiol-disulfide oxidoreductase DCC family protein: MKNKLTFLFDGGCPLCLRETNFLKKRDTLNQIAFIDINSKDYDRSLFNDISYSEAMSNLHGIIENGEIIRGLDVLAYSYEIVGLGWVYYPLKIKLLSPLLRMVYRYWAKYRLQITGRSDIEKLCTSQCER, from the coding sequence ATGAAAAATAAATTAACTTTTTTATTCGATGGTGGTTGTCCACTTTGTTTGAGAGAAACAAATTTTCTTAAAAAAAGAGATACCTTAAATCAAATTGCATTTATAGATATTAATAGTAAAGATTATGATCGGAGTCTTTTTAATGACATCTCATATTCAGAAGCCATGTCAAACCTCCATGGGATTATTGAAAATGGTGAAATTATTAGGGGACTAGATGTACTTGCATATTCTTATGAAATAGTTGGTTTAGGTTGGGTTTATTATCCCTTGAAGATTAAGCTCTTATCTCCATTATTGAGAATGGTTTACAGATATTGGGCAAAATATAGACTTCAAATTACAGGTAGATCCGATATTGAAAAACTTTGTACCTCACAATGTGAACGATAA
- the trmH gene encoding tRNA (guanosine(18)-2'-O)-methyltransferase TrmH, whose translation MSILPRRFERIKSVLDCRMKNLTVLVEDVNKPHNLSAILRTCDAAGVFEANFISKTNAVKTFNSTAQGSQKWVKLKNHENTISAISDLKNKGFKLYGTTLNSESVDYRNFDYSQNTCFVLGAEKWGLSNELISMVDQSIFIPMRGMVQSLNVSVAASILLFEAVRQRKNKGILPANGEGLNIDEYQKTLFEWCYPELAAVYKKSAKEYPKLNYQGEIDPITDN comes from the coding sequence ATGTCAATTTTGCCAAGAAGATTTGAACGAATAAAAAGTGTTTTAGATTGCAGAATGAAAAACTTGACTGTTTTAGTTGAGGATGTAAATAAACCACATAATTTATCTGCGATATTAAGGACATGTGATGCAGCAGGAGTTTTCGAAGCAAATTTTATTAGCAAAACGAATGCCGTTAAGACTTTTAATAGTACTGCTCAAGGAAGTCAAAAATGGGTAAAATTGAAAAATCATGAAAACACTATCTCGGCAATATCTGATTTAAAGAATAAGGGTTTTAAATTATATGGAACGACTCTTAATAGTGAATCAGTAGATTATAGAAATTTTGATTATTCTCAAAATACATGTTTTGTTTTAGGAGCAGAAAAATGGGGACTAAGTAATGAACTTATATCAATGGTTGATCAATCAATTTTTATACCTATGAGAGGTATGGTTCAATCTCTAAATGTTTCAGTTGCTGCTTCTATATTATTATTTGAAGCTGTTCGCCAAAGAAAAAATAAAGGTATATTGCCCGCTAATGGAGAAGGGTTAAATATAGATGAATATCAAAAAACACTTTTTGAATGGTGTTACCCAGAATTAGCTGCGGTGTATAAAAAATCTGCTAAAGAATATCCAAAGTTGAATTATCAAGGAGAAATTGATCCTATTACAGATAACTAA
- a CDS encoding ABC transporter permease, whose translation MKFLEANNFFGYSFSMLSNDIFAPPSLNHFCGTDRLGRDVCLRTLQGSSLAIEVVFLAILFSLSLGLPLGLLSGYFGGFFDKCLSLIMDTIFSIPVILLSVVVAFVLGKGILNAAFALCIVYSPQYFRLIRNQTILVKSETYVEAAQVAGADVKKIIFKYILPNVITPLPILLTLNAADAVLVLGSLGFLGLGVPADVPEWGSDLNLALAALPTGIWWTALFPGLAMFFLVLGLSFIGEDLEEIFDSKNSE comes from the coding sequence ATGAAATTTTTAGAGGCTAATAATTTTTTTGGCTATTCATTTTCAATGTTAAGCAATGATATCTTTGCCCCTCCTTCTCTTAATCATTTTTGTGGCACAGATAGATTAGGAAGAGACGTTTGCTTAAGAACTTTGCAAGGATCATCATTAGCTATAGAAGTTGTATTCTTAGCTATTCTTTTTTCATTAAGTTTGGGTTTGCCATTGGGATTATTAAGTGGATATTTTGGTGGTTTTTTTGATAAATGTTTATCACTAATAATGGATACTATTTTTTCAATACCTGTAATTTTGCTTTCAGTTGTTGTGGCTTTTGTATTGGGTAAGGGTATCCTTAACGCGGCTTTTGCATTGTGTATTGTTTACTCTCCTCAATATTTTAGATTAATCAGAAATCAGACAATATTGGTTAAATCCGAAACTTATGTAGAGGCAGCTCAAGTTGCAGGAGCTGATGTTAAAAAAATTATTTTTAAATATATTCTCCCAAATGTAATAACACCATTGCCTATTCTGCTTACGCTAAATGCTGCAGATGCTGTTTTGGTATTAGGAAGTTTAGGATTCTTAGGCCTTGGCGTTCCTGCAGATGTCCCAGAGTGGGGGAGTGATTTAAATCTGGCTCTTGCCGCTTTACCAACAGGTATCTGGTGGACGGCTTTGTTCCCAGGTTTGGCAATGTTTTTTTTAGTTTTAGGTCTTTCTTTTATAGGAGAGGACCTTGAAGAAATTTTTGATAGTAAAAATTCTGAATAA
- the lepA gene encoding translation elongation factor 4, giving the protein MTDISVSKIRNFCIIAHIDHGKSTLADRLLQDTGTVQQRDMQEQFLDSMDLERERGITIKLQAARMKYKADDSQEYVLNLIDTPGHVDFSYEVSRSLQACEGALLVVDASQGVEAQTLANVYLALENNLEIIPVLNKVDLPGADAEKIKQEIEEIIGLDTSNAINCSAKTGVGIKDILEAIVRRVPPPQEEIKLPTKALIFDSYYDPYRGVIVYFRVISGSLNKREKILLMASKKNYELDEIGIMAPDQQQVDELHAGEVGYLAASIKSVADARVGDTITLLNSPAKDPLPGYKTANPMVFCGLFPTDADQFPDLRVSLEKLQLSDAALKYEPETSSAMGFGFRCGFLGLLHMEIVQERLEREYDLDLIVTAPSVIYKVNLNQQEHIFIDNPSTIPDPQLRESIEEPYVKMEIYAPNEFNGTLMGLCQERRGVFIDMKYITTDRVTLIYEIPLAEVVTDFFDQMKSRTQGYASMEYHLIGYRKNDLVRLDVLINSERADPLTSIVHKDKAYGIGRSLVEKLKELIPKQQFKIPIQASIGSRIIASESISALRKDVLSKCYGGDISRKKKLLKKQAKGKKRMKAMGKVEVPQEAFMAVLKLNQ; this is encoded by the coding sequence ATGACTGATATATCGGTTTCAAAAATTAGAAATTTCTGCATAATCGCTCATATTGACCATGGTAAATCTACCCTTGCAGATAGGTTGCTTCAAGATACTGGTACTGTGCAGCAAAGGGATATGCAAGAACAATTTTTGGACAGTATGGATCTTGAAAGAGAGAGAGGAATTACTATCAAGTTACAGGCCGCTAGGATGAAATATAAAGCTGACGATTCCCAAGAATATGTTTTGAACTTAATAGATACTCCAGGGCATGTTGATTTCTCTTATGAGGTTAGTAGATCTCTTCAAGCTTGTGAAGGCGCTTTACTCGTTGTTGATGCAAGTCAAGGAGTAGAAGCTCAAACCTTAGCTAATGTTTATCTTGCCTTAGAAAATAATCTTGAAATTATTCCGGTCTTAAATAAAGTTGATTTGCCAGGTGCTGATGCTGAAAAAATAAAACAAGAAATAGAGGAAATTATTGGACTTGATACATCTAATGCAATAAATTGTTCAGCAAAAACTGGAGTTGGTATTAAAGATATTTTGGAAGCAATCGTAAGAAGAGTACCTCCTCCTCAAGAGGAAATTAAACTACCTACAAAGGCACTCATTTTCGATTCTTATTATGATCCTTATAGGGGAGTTATTGTTTATTTCAGGGTGATATCTGGGTCTCTTAATAAGAGAGAAAAGATATTATTAATGGCGAGTAAAAAAAATTATGAACTGGATGAGATAGGAATAATGGCCCCTGATCAGCAGCAAGTTGATGAATTACATGCAGGAGAAGTTGGTTATTTAGCTGCGTCTATAAAATCAGTTGCTGATGCGAGAGTGGGAGATACGATTACTCTTTTAAATTCACCTGCTAAAGATCCTTTGCCTGGTTATAAGACAGCAAATCCTATGGTTTTTTGTGGCTTGTTCCCGACTGATGCTGATCAATTCCCAGATTTAAGAGTATCTCTTGAAAAATTACAATTATCTGATGCAGCTTTAAAATATGAGCCCGAAACCAGTAGCGCAATGGGCTTCGGATTTAGGTGCGGATTCCTAGGACTTCTTCATATGGAGATTGTTCAAGAAAGATTAGAAAGAGAATATGACTTGGATCTAATCGTAACGGCACCATCAGTTATTTATAAAGTTAATTTAAATCAGCAGGAACATATCTTTATTGATAATCCTTCTACAATTCCAGATCCACAACTTAGAGAATCAATAGAAGAGCCTTATGTGAAAATGGAAATTTATGCACCCAATGAATTTAATGGAACATTAATGGGTTTATGTCAGGAAAGAAGGGGAGTATTTATAGATATGAAATACATAACAACAGATCGAGTTACCTTGATTTATGAAATTCCATTAGCAGAAGTTGTTACAGATTTCTTTGATCAAATGAAAAGTAGAACCCAAGGTTATGCATCAATGGAATATCATTTGATTGGCTATAGAAAAAATGACCTTGTTAGATTAGATGTTCTAATAAATTCAGAAAGAGCAGATCCATTAACTTCTATTGTTCATAAAGATAAGGCTTATGGAATTGGCAGAAGTTTAGTTGAGAAATTAAAAGAACTTATTCCAAAACAACAATTTAAAATACCTATTCAAGCATCAATCGGTAGCAGGATTATTGCAAGTGAAAGCATAAGTGCTTTGCGAAAAGATGTTTTATCTAAATGTTATGGAGGGGATATTTCTAGGAAAAAGAAACTTTTAAAGAAACAAGCCAAAGGTAAAAAGAGGATGAAGGCAATGGGTAAAGTTGAAGTTCCTCAAGAAGCTTTTATGGCAGTCTTGAAATTAAACCAGTAA
- a CDS encoding malate:quinone oxidoreductase: protein MTSSKNPTNDNSYFDAVLVGAGIMSSTLALLISEVLPDIKFLIIEKLNASGSESTGAFNNAGTGHAANCELNYTPLDEKGNLKIDKALSINRSFETSMSLWASLYEAGKIDIKKFLKFIPHISFVSGQDNISFLKKRFQKMTENPEFIDMEFSTSFDEISSWAPLITKDRNPSTQIAATRIGRGTDINFEALTKEYLSLVSLNKNVEIRYKTELVDLKKIDKKQWELEISSEGRKTSIRTGYVFLGAGGKTINYLQKSKILEAKSYGGFPVSGKWLICEKKDLTEKHNSKVYGKADIGSPPMSVPHLDTRWIDNKKLLLYGPFAGFTTKFLKQSSYFDLFSSIKKNNIFSMLDVGFKNNDLINYLISQSLKNHNSRVENLKNMMPSANPSDWYLKNAGQRVQIIKKTEGGGSLKFGTEIVNSSDGSLSALLGASPGASTAVSIMVEVLEKSVLFLNNKHNLQKKINDLIYPELSVSENYSTFIKEIKKRNNSIFGFHP from the coding sequence GTGACTTCATCTAAAAATCCCACTAATGACAATAGCTACTTTGATGCAGTCTTAGTAGGAGCAGGGATAATGAGTAGTACTTTAGCCCTTCTAATTTCAGAAGTTTTACCAGATATAAAATTTCTTATTATAGAAAAATTAAATGCTTCAGGAAGTGAAAGTACTGGCGCTTTTAATAATGCAGGTACAGGACATGCCGCTAATTGCGAATTAAACTACACCCCTTTAGATGAAAAAGGAAATCTAAAAATAGATAAAGCGCTCTCAATAAATCGTTCTTTTGAAACATCCATGTCTTTATGGGCCTCATTGTATGAAGCCGGGAAAATTGATATTAAGAAGTTTCTAAAATTTATTCCTCATATTAGCTTTGTTTCTGGTCAGGATAATATTTCTTTTTTAAAAAAAAGATTTCAGAAAATGACCGAAAATCCTGAATTTATCGATATGGAATTTTCTACATCTTTTGATGAAATTTCATCATGGGCTCCTCTAATAACAAAAGATAGAAATCCATCTACTCAAATTGCTGCTACCAGAATAGGTAGAGGAACTGATATTAATTTTGAGGCTTTAACTAAAGAGTATTTGTCATTAGTTTCCTTAAACAAAAATGTTGAAATTAGATACAAAACAGAATTAGTAGATTTAAAGAAAATTGATAAAAAACAATGGGAACTAGAAATCAGTTCTGAAGGTAGAAAAACTTCAATTAGAACTGGCTACGTGTTTCTTGGTGCTGGTGGAAAAACAATTAATTATTTACAAAAATCAAAAATTCTAGAAGCAAAAAGTTATGGTGGATTTCCTGTTAGTGGGAAATGGCTTATTTGCGAGAAAAAAGATCTAACAGAAAAACATAACTCAAAAGTTTATGGTAAAGCTGATATTGGATCGCCACCAATGTCAGTGCCTCATTTAGACACCAGATGGATTGATAATAAAAAACTTCTTTTATATGGACCTTTTGCTGGATTCACAACGAAATTTCTAAAACAAAGTTCATACTTTGACTTATTTAGTTCAATTAAAAAGAATAATATTTTTTCTATGTTAGACGTTGGTTTCAAGAACAACGATTTAATTAATTACCTAATATCACAATCATTAAAGAACCATAACTCAAGAGTTGAGAATTTAAAGAATATGATGCCATCAGCTAATCCTTCTGATTGGTATTTAAAGAATGCTGGTCAAAGAGTCCAAATAATTAAAAAAACTGAAGGTGGCGGTTCTTTGAAATTTGGAACTGAGATTGTAAATTCTTCTGATGGATCATTATCTGCTTTGTTGGGAGCCTCTCCGGGAGCAAGTACTGCGGTTTCAATTATGGTTGAGGTTCTAGAAAAATCTGTTTTATTTTTAAATAATAAGCATAATCTTCAGAAAAAAATAAATGACTTAATTTATCCAGAACTATCAGTCTCTGAAAATTACAGTACCTTCATAAAAGAAATTAAAAAAAGAAATAATTCCATTTTTGGTTTCCATCCATAA
- a CDS encoding NifU family protein, protein MSTETLSLTNENVEKVLDELRPFLISDGGNVEIAEIDGPIVKVRLQGACGSCPSSTMTLKMGIERKLKEMIPEISEVVQVL, encoded by the coding sequence ATGAGTACTGAAACACTCTCGCTGACAAACGAAAATGTAGAAAAAGTCCTTGACGAGCTAAGACCTTTTTTAATTTCTGATGGAGGTAATGTAGAGATTGCAGAAATAGATGGTCCAATTGTCAAAGTCAGACTTCAAGGAGCATGTGGTAGTTGCCCAAGTAGCACTATGACTCTCAAAATGGGGATTGAAAGAAAGTTAAAAGAAATGATCCCTGAGATAAGCGAAGTTGTCCAAGTTTTATAA
- a CDS encoding DUF4278 domain-containing protein — protein sequence MTTLTYRGKNYVQNKEAAKKQLVELTYRRNVYTNRMDDASSSNEKAELNYRGVNYTK from the coding sequence ATGACTACTTTAACTTACAGAGGTAAAAACTACGTTCAAAACAAAGAAGCTGCTAAAAAGCAACTTGTTGAACTTACCTACAGAAGAAACGTATACACCAACAGAATGGATGACGCTTCTTCAAGTAATGAAAAAGCAGAATTAAATTACAGAGGTGTTAACTACACTAAATAA
- a CDS encoding methyltransferase domain-containing protein, with translation MSESCCNTKSSNKAPNQFDHKDAIQERYGSAAQEKESCLCTPVGFDPVLLEVIPQEVIERDYGCGDPTKYVQKNDIVLDLGSGSGKNAFICAQIVGKEGKVIGVDQNPDMLSLSRSASKEVTKNIGFNNTEFLEGSIEKLDELDKDLNPLIADKSVDIILSNCVLNLVSPESRNNLLNNIKRVLNDNGRIAISDIVSNKKVPLRLQNDHDLWTGCISGAWYEPEFISDFKELGFKNLKFVERSAEPWKVIEDIEFRTVTLVGNI, from the coding sequence ATGTCTGAAAGTTGCTGTAATACAAAATCATCGAATAAAGCACCTAATCAATTCGATCATAAAGATGCGATTCAAGAAAGATATGGCTCAGCGGCACAAGAAAAAGAAAGTTGTCTTTGTACACCAGTTGGGTTTGATCCCGTTTTACTAGAAGTAATTCCTCAAGAGGTTATAGAAAGAGACTATGGGTGTGGTGATCCAACAAAATATGTTCAAAAAAATGATATAGTCTTAGATCTTGGAAGTGGTAGCGGCAAAAATGCCTTCATTTGTGCCCAAATTGTTGGGAAAGAAGGGAAAGTTATTGGAGTTGATCAGAATCCTGACATGCTTTCTTTATCAAGATCAGCATCTAAAGAAGTTACAAAAAATATAGGTTTCAACAATACAGAATTTCTTGAAGGTTCAATTGAAAAACTTGATGAATTAGATAAAGATTTAAATCCATTAATCGCAGATAAATCAGTTGATATTATTTTAAGTAATTGCGTTTTAAACTTGGTAAGTCCAGAATCTAGAAATAACCTTCTAAATAACATAAAAAGAGTTTTAAACGATAATGGAAGAATTGCAATTAGCGATATCGTCTCTAACAAAAAAGTTCCTTTAAGATTGCAAAATGACCATGATTTATGGACAGGATGTATTAGTGGAGCATGGTATGAGCCAGAGTTTATAAGTGATTTTAAAGAACTAGGATTTAAAAATTTAAAATTTGTAGAAAGGAGTGCTGAACCTTGGAAAGTAATTGAGGATATTGAATTTAGGACAGTAACTTTAGTGGGCAATATTTAA
- a CDS encoding aminotransferase class V-fold PLP-dependent enzyme, whose product MRNNLRDQIPALKNKYYFNYGGQGPLPKSSLEAIVKTWEIIQDLGPFTNDMWPFIYKEILTTKRIIAQKLGVNSKNLAFTENISSGMILPFWGIKVKEGEELLISDCEHPGVVAASREFCRRNKLIFKILPIQKIKNLNDENIILEILKNLNSKTKILIISHILWNFGYKIPLKEISIELKNNRENSYLLVDGAQTFGHINIEKEVFYSDLYSITSHKWACGPEGLGAIYVSDRFIRETDPTIIGWKSLKKEQGIYEPSDNLFHDDARKFEIATSCIPLLAGLRNSLDLLDKDCHEKEKNKNIKKLSGKLWDELNQSKGVELVLEKKYLNGIVSFNIENIKDKDKYVKKLGEKKIWIRVLEDPKWFRACVHQMTTEAEIDLLAREIKKILT is encoded by the coding sequence ATGAGAAATAATCTAAGAGATCAAATACCCGCATTAAAAAATAAGTATTATTTCAACTATGGCGGTCAGGGACCATTACCAAAATCTTCTCTAGAAGCAATAGTTAAAACTTGGGAGATTATCCAAGATTTAGGACCATTTACCAATGATATGTGGCCTTTTATTTACAAAGAAATATTGACCACAAAAAGAATCATTGCGCAAAAATTAGGTGTCAATTCAAAGAATCTAGCTTTTACCGAAAATATCTCTTCCGGTATGATTTTGCCCTTTTGGGGAATAAAAGTAAAAGAGGGAGAAGAGTTGTTAATAAGTGACTGTGAACATCCTGGAGTAGTGGCTGCAAGTCGAGAATTTTGCAGAAGAAATAAATTAATATTCAAAATTTTGCCAATCCAAAAAATTAAAAATCTAAACGACGAAAATATAATTCTAGAGATTTTGAAAAATCTAAATAGTAAGACTAAGATTCTAATTATTTCTCATATCTTATGGAACTTTGGATATAAAATTCCTTTAAAAGAAATTTCTATCGAATTAAAAAATAATCGAGAAAACTCTTATTTACTTGTTGATGGTGCTCAAACCTTTGGGCACATAAATATTGAAAAAGAAGTTTTTTATTCTGATTTATATTCAATAACTTCTCACAAATGGGCATGTGGACCAGAAGGACTTGGAGCCATTTATGTCTCAGATAGATTTATTCGTGAAACAGATCCAACAATAATTGGTTGGAAATCATTAAAAAAAGAACAAGGCATTTATGAGCCTTCAGATAATCTTTTTCATGATGATGCAAGGAAATTTGAAATAGCCACCTCTTGTATTCCTTTACTTGCTGGGCTTCGGAATTCTTTAGATCTTTTGGATAAAGACTGCCATGAAAAAGAAAAAAACAAAAATATCAAAAAATTAAGTGGAAAACTTTGGGATGAATTAAATCAATCAAAGGGTGTTGAATTAGTTTTAGAAAAAAAATATTTAAATGGGATTGTTAGTTTTAATATCGAAAATATTAAAGATAAGGATAAATATGTAAAGAAACTTGGAGAAAAGAAAATTTGGATTAGAGTTTTAGAAGATCCAAAATGGTTCAGAGCATGCGTACATCAAATGACTACAGAAGCTGAGATTGATTTACTTGCTAGAGAAATAAAAAAAATATTGACTTAA
- a CDS encoding SDR family NAD(P)-dependent oxidoreductase has translation MKGLALVVGAGGIGTQLAKDLNESEKDLEVVLCGRKSEFNPFWELDIEDSQSLLQLKNKISNHPSKLRLVVNATGRLHSDSLQPEKRLQHLDKKNMMESFSINAFSPILLAKAIEEFIPKDFDFNFASISARVGSIGDNQTGGWYSYRAAKSAQNQFFKSLSIEWARRFPKAAITLLHPGTVDTDLSRPFHKFVPEHKLFSKEKSSQFLINIIKNQSPESTGKFIAWDNSEIPW, from the coding sequence ATGAAAGGCTTAGCCTTAGTTGTAGGCGCAGGTGGAATTGGAACACAACTAGCTAAAGATCTGAATGAAAGTGAAAAAGATTTAGAGGTTGTTTTGTGTGGAAGAAAAAGTGAATTTAACCCTTTTTGGGAATTAGATATAGAGGATTCTCAATCCCTTTTGCAGTTGAAAAATAAAATATCAAATCATCCTTCAAAATTAAGGCTAGTTGTTAATGCTACAGGTAGACTTCATAGTGATTCTCTTCAACCAGAAAAAAGATTACAACATCTTGATAAAAAAAATATGATGGAAAGCTTTTCAATAAATGCCTTTTCTCCTATTTTATTAGCTAAAGCGATTGAAGAATTCATACCAAAAGATTTTGATTTTAATTTTGCAAGTATAAGTGCAAGAGTTGGTAGCATTGGAGATAATCAAACTGGAGGTTGGTATTCATATAGAGCTGCAAAATCTGCGCAAAATCAGTTTTTTAAATCTTTAAGTATTGAATGGGCTAGACGTTTCCCAAAGGCTGCTATCACATTGCTTCATCCAGGAACAGTAGATACTGATTTATCTAGACCTTTTCATAAATTTGTTCCAGAACATAAATTATTTAGTAAAGAAAAATCCTCCCAATTCTTGATCAATATTATTAAAAATCAATCACCAGAATCTACAGGAAAATTTATTGCATGGGACAACTCGGAGATACCTTGGTAA
- a CDS encoding UDP-N-acetylmuramoyl-L-alanyl-D-glutamate--2,6-diaminopimelate ligase codes for MRSIKLHKLLDLVGIIPSSNLIDQEINNISFNSKEVQKGTLFLGMPGVNVDGGKFCIEAIENGAEAAIIGPAAKQKIGSIDRKRILVIEDNLDYIFGQIVAEFWNRPSRKLKLIGVTGTNGKTTITFLLEYLLKKLGKKTALFGTLFNRWPGFSEVASHTTDFADKIQNKLNAALEAESEFAILEVSSHSIAQNRISGCEFEAAIFTNLTQDHLDYHQDMESYFQTKRKLFFPPYLKEKDGICVLNHDDHWISKLSSDLKKRSLLVSTKITESEFENDDFFFVTDKKFTESGSTCIFHTPREKIQLFVPLVGEFNLMNAIQAITILYKLNFSLKDLSKLIQSFPGAPGRMEKIQIDDNDVSRSLPTVIVDYAHTPDGLKKVLQSIKKLCEGKLITVFGCGGDRDRSKRPLMGSIAEELSDQLFITSDNPRSEEPQKIVNDILMGIKKREKITIEIDRFKAINESIKFANKKDIVLIAGKGHEDYQILNDKVIYFDDKKIAYKLLKEKNKSQ; via the coding sequence ATGAGATCTATAAAATTACATAAACTTTTAGATTTGGTAGGAATTATTCCTTCATCAAATCTTATCGATCAAGAAATTAATAATATTTCTTTTAACTCTAAAGAAGTACAAAAAGGAACTTTATTTTTAGGAATGCCTGGTGTAAATGTTGATGGAGGAAAATTTTGTATTGAGGCAATTGAAAATGGCGCAGAGGCTGCCATTATTGGGCCTGCTGCAAAACAGAAAATTGGATCTATTGATCGAAAAAGGATTTTGGTTATAGAGGATAATTTAGATTATATTTTTGGTCAAATAGTCGCTGAGTTTTGGAATAGGCCTTCAAGAAAACTTAAACTTATTGGTGTTACGGGTACAAATGGAAAAACGACGATTACTTTTTTATTGGAATATCTTTTAAAAAAATTAGGAAAAAAAACTGCATTGTTTGGGACCTTATTCAATAGATGGCCCGGTTTCTCTGAAGTAGCTTCTCATACAACTGATTTCGCTGATAAAATTCAAAATAAATTAAATGCTGCTCTTGAGGCAGAATCTGAATTCGCGATATTAGAGGTAAGTTCTCATTCTATTGCTCAAAACAGGATATCAGGATGCGAATTTGAGGCGGCTATTTTTACTAATTTAACTCAAGATCATCTTGATTATCACCAAGATATGGAATCATATTTTCAAACAAAAAGAAAATTATTTTTCCCACCTTACTTAAAAGAAAAAGATGGGATTTGTGTATTAAATCATGATGACCATTGGATATCTAAATTATCATCTGATCTTAAAAAAAGATCTTTATTAGTCTCTACAAAGATTACTGAAAGTGAATTTGAAAATGATGATTTTTTTTTCGTAACAGATAAAAAATTTACTGAAAGTGGTTCCACTTGTATTTTTCATACACCTAGGGAAAAAATTCAACTTTTTGTTCCACTTGTTGGTGAATTTAATTTAATGAATGCGATTCAAGCAATAACAATTTTGTATAAACTGAATTTTTCTTTAAAAGATTTATCAAAGTTAATACAATCTTTCCCTGGTGCTCCTGGGAGAATGGAGAAAATACAAATTGATGATAATGACGTTTCAAGATCTCTTCCAACAGTAATTGTTGATTATGCCCACACTCCTGATGGATTAAAAAAAGTTTTGCAATCAATTAAAAAACTTTGTGAAGGGAAACTAATAACTGTTTTTGGCTGTGGCGGAGATCGTGATCGTAGTAAAAGGCCTTTGATGGGATCAATAGCTGAAGAGTTGTCTGATCAACTTTTTATAACCTCAGATAATCCAAGATCAGAAGAACCCCAAAAGATAGTAAATGATATTTTGATGGGTATAAAAAAAAGAGAAAAAATAACAATTGAAATTGATAGATTTAAAGCAATAAATGAATCTATTAAATTTGCCAATAAAAAAGATATTGTTTTAATTGCAGGAAAAGGACATGAAGACTACCAAATTCTCAATGATAAAGTTATTTATTTTGATGATAAAAAAATAGCTTATAAATTATTAAAAGAAAAAAATAAATCTCAATAA
- a CDS encoding glutaredoxin family protein, with protein sequence MKIFIFVRQGCCLCDSLKNKLAKINLNEFFPNLEELKEIDIDRVDLYKDKYKKYDYEVPVIAVERIRSEEIIELPRISPRLKDDQLKNWFQKNISTILEK encoded by the coding sequence ATGAAAATATTTATTTTTGTTAGGCAGGGATGTTGCCTTTGTGATTCATTAAAAAACAAACTGGCAAAAATAAATCTTAATGAGTTTTTTCCTAATCTAGAGGAGCTTAAAGAAATTGATATTGATAGGGTCGATTTATATAAAGATAAATATAAAAAATATGATTATGAAGTACCTGTTATTGCTGTTGAAAGAATTAGGTCCGAGGAGATCATAGAATTGCCTCGCATTTCTCCAAGATTAAAAGATGATCAATTAAAGAATTGGTTTCAAAAAAATATTAGTACCATTCTGGAGAAATAA